A portion of the Rhodococcus pseudokoreensis genome contains these proteins:
- a CDS encoding GNAT family N-acetyltransferase: protein MLIRRENAGDVDAVAEVHRQAFDGDAPVEVGLVTLLRSSDAWIPQLALVAEIDGAVVGHVCLTRATVDATDVLALGPIGVLPGLQRAGVGSALMHAVLGGADARDEPLVALLGHLDYYPRFGFVSGTSVGIEPDQPSWSSHFQVRRLACWDPSITGTFRYAAPFYDL from the coding sequence ATGCTGATCAGACGCGAGAATGCAGGCGACGTCGACGCGGTGGCCGAGGTGCACCGGCAGGCTTTCGACGGTGACGCTCCCGTCGAGGTCGGCCTCGTCACCCTGTTGCGGTCGAGCGACGCGTGGATTCCGCAACTGGCCCTCGTCGCCGAAATCGACGGAGCCGTCGTCGGCCACGTCTGCCTGACCCGCGCGACCGTCGACGCCACGGACGTACTCGCACTCGGCCCGATCGGCGTCCTCCCCGGTCTCCAGCGCGCCGGGGTGGGTTCGGCGCTGATGCACGCCGTGCTCGGCGGGGCCGACGCCAGGGACGAACCGCTCGTCGCACTGCTCGGTCACCTCGACTACTACCCGCGGTTCGGCTTCGTCTCCGGAACATCGGTCGGGATCGAGCCGGACCAGCCGTCGTGGTCGTCCCACTTCCAGGTACGCCGGCTCGCATGCTGGGATCCGTCCATCACCGGCACGTTCCGGTACGCCGCGCCGTTCTACGACCTGTGA
- a CDS encoding MarR family winged helix-turn-helix transcriptional regulator, which translates to MRVVDARVVGYSCGVQHNEVEPEETPASGVVAVHDELVRLVRQLVAGDRPPVGSPTFAQHSLLSFVARNPGCRATQISDAFGVHRSTVSRQLRGCIDEGWVHAEPGPLRSGHPLSLTDVGVAVLAGADARRVEEVRDRVASWSDGEIAAFARHLRKFRQGGDADDSIGDGSRA; encoded by the coding sequence GTGCGGGTGGTCGACGCCAGGGTGGTCGGATATAGTTGCGGTGTGCAACACAACGAGGTCGAGCCGGAGGAAACGCCCGCGTCGGGCGTGGTGGCCGTCCATGACGAACTCGTCCGCCTCGTCCGTCAACTGGTCGCCGGTGACCGCCCTCCCGTCGGATCCCCGACGTTCGCTCAACATTCGCTGCTCTCCTTCGTCGCCCGCAATCCGGGTTGCCGGGCCACCCAGATCTCGGACGCGTTCGGCGTGCACCGGTCCACCGTGTCGCGTCAACTCCGGGGCTGCATCGACGAGGGTTGGGTGCACGCCGAGCCGGGACCGCTCCGCAGCGGTCACCCGTTGAGCCTCACCGACGTCGGCGTCGCGGTGCTGGCCGGCGCGGACGCCCGCCGGGTGGAGGAGGTCCGCGACCGGGTGGCCTCGTGGTCGGACGGCGAGATCGCCGCGTTCGCCCGGCACCTCCGGAAGTTCCGCCAGGGCGGCGACGCCGACGACAGCATCGGAGACGGCAGCCGTGCGTGA
- a CDS encoding AMP-dependent synthetase/ligase, whose translation MREYTSAPTFTVSDHENAVLRVFAHAESNPDRVMYTRPESGGWVDVTAKDFGALVTGVAKGLIANGVRPGDRVALLSSTRFEWSLLDYAIWAAGAASVPIYDSSSHDQIRWIIEDSGAVAALVETPAHASSFEGDGIPYTLKRILTIDEDAVGTLIKDGLSIDDSEVFKRVVALTANDLASLVYTSGTTGRPKGCILTHRNFLSEVRSLLAAPIGDVARPGNRVLTFLPLAHVLARAVSLAMFEGGATQAHWSDFGTVTGEFERFRPNTILGVPRVFEKVRDGAARKAASGGGLQKRIFDFAEATAVAYSEAQDTGGAPLRLRLEHAVADKLVYAKLRAALGGDCWWAISGGGALMPRLGHFFRGIGVPVYEGYGLTESTAAHCVNVPGAQRIGTVGQPLGGNSVRIAEDGEIELRGGVVFGGYWRNEHATREVLDDGWFRTGDLGDLDESGYLTITGRKKDLLITAGGKNVSPGPLEDRLRSHPLVSQAVVVGDGRPFIGALLTVDPQEFRKWKSAHGKSSDATVADLRDDEDLRGDLQDAVDDANTTVSHTESIKRFVVLDRDLTEADGELTATLKIKRPVVTERFADDIAGLYRRG comes from the coding sequence GTGCGTGAGTACACCAGCGCCCCGACGTTCACCGTGTCGGACCACGAGAACGCCGTGCTCCGGGTGTTCGCGCACGCCGAGAGCAACCCGGATCGGGTGATGTACACGCGTCCGGAGTCCGGCGGGTGGGTCGACGTGACGGCCAAGGACTTCGGCGCACTCGTCACCGGGGTCGCGAAGGGTCTGATCGCCAACGGGGTCCGCCCCGGCGACCGGGTGGCACTGCTGTCGTCGACCAGATTCGAATGGTCGCTGCTCGACTACGCGATCTGGGCGGCGGGCGCGGCGTCCGTCCCCATCTACGACTCCTCTTCCCACGACCAGATCCGGTGGATCATCGAGGATTCGGGGGCCGTGGCCGCGCTCGTGGAGACCCCGGCGCACGCGTCGAGTTTCGAGGGTGACGGCATCCCCTACACGCTGAAACGGATCCTCACCATCGACGAGGACGCCGTGGGCACGCTCATCAAGGACGGGTTGTCGATCGACGATTCCGAGGTGTTCAAGCGGGTGGTGGCGCTGACCGCCAACGACCTCGCCTCGCTGGTGTACACGTCCGGCACGACGGGCCGTCCGAAGGGCTGCATCCTCACCCACCGGAACTTCCTGTCGGAGGTGCGGTCGCTGCTCGCGGCACCGATCGGCGACGTCGCCCGGCCGGGCAACCGGGTGCTGACGTTCCTTCCGCTGGCGCACGTGCTGGCGCGGGCCGTGTCGCTGGCGATGTTCGAAGGCGGCGCGACGCAGGCGCACTGGTCCGACTTCGGCACGGTCACCGGTGAATTCGAACGTTTCCGGCCCAACACCATCCTCGGTGTTCCCCGCGTGTTCGAGAAGGTGCGGGACGGCGCGGCCCGCAAGGCGGCGTCGGGTGGCGGCCTGCAGAAGCGGATCTTCGACTTCGCCGAGGCCACGGCGGTGGCGTACAGCGAAGCCCAGGACACGGGCGGTGCGCCGCTGCGACTCCGGCTCGAGCACGCGGTCGCCGACAAGCTCGTCTACGCGAAACTCCGTGCCGCCCTGGGCGGCGACTGCTGGTGGGCGATCTCGGGTGGCGGGGCGCTCATGCCCAGGCTCGGTCATTTCTTCCGCGGCATCGGGGTTCCCGTCTACGAGGGCTACGGACTCACCGAATCGACGGCCGCGCACTGCGTCAACGTTCCCGGTGCCCAGCGGATCGGAACGGTCGGTCAGCCGCTGGGTGGCAACAGTGTGCGCATCGCCGAGGACGGCGAGATCGAACTGCGCGGCGGCGTCGTGTTCGGCGGCTACTGGCGCAACGAACACGCCACCCGGGAAGTGCTGGACGACGGCTGGTTTCGCACCGGCGACCTCGGCGACCTGGACGAGAGCGGCTATCTCACCATCACCGGCCGGAAGAAGGATCTGCTGATCACCGCCGGCGGCAAGAACGTGTCGCCGGGTCCGCTCGAAGACCGGCTGCGCTCACACCCCCTCGTCTCACAGGCGGTGGTGGTCGGCGACGGCCGCCCGTTCATCGGTGCCCTGCTGACCGTGGATCCGCAGGAATTCCGCAAGTGGAAATCCGCGCACGGCAAGTCGTCCGATGCCACGGTGGCGGACCTGCGCGACGACGAGGACCTGCGCGGAGACCTGCAGGACGCCGTGGACGACGCGAACACCACCGTCTCGCACACGGAGTCGATCAAACGGTTCGTCGTCCTGGACCGCGACCTCACGGAAGCGGACGGGGAGCTTACCGCCACCCTGAAGATCAAGCGTCCCGTGGTGACCGAGCGCTTCGCGGACGACATCGCGGGCCTGTACCGCCGGGGCTGA
- a CDS encoding patatin-like phospholipase family protein — translation MTTAFVLSGGASLGAIEVGMLQTLIGRGIRPDLIVGTSVGALNGAWLAGGSSDADLRELADLWRGLTRSAVFPAGLLTGFTGFVGLRNHLVSNRAVRKLLAQHLRFERMEDAPIPLHVIAVDVLTGKDVRLSTGPAVDAVTASASLPGILPPVVIDGRALMDGGVVNNTPISHAIELGATTVWVLPTGYACTLSKVPGSALGMGLLGVTLAINQRLALDIERYESVADIRVVPPLCPLDTSPADFGDADELITRAREQTATWLDEARVAGVGQADLLLPHGHG, via the coding sequence ATGACAACAGCTTTCGTTCTGTCGGGTGGGGCGAGCCTCGGGGCAATCGAGGTCGGAATGTTGCAGACCCTGATCGGCAGGGGCATCCGGCCGGACCTCATCGTCGGCACGTCCGTCGGTGCGCTCAACGGTGCCTGGCTCGCCGGGGGTTCCTCCGACGCGGACCTGCGCGAACTGGCCGACCTGTGGCGCGGTCTCACCCGCAGCGCGGTGTTTCCCGCCGGATTGCTCACCGGATTCACCGGGTTCGTCGGTCTCCGCAACCATCTGGTCTCCAACCGCGCCGTCAGGAAGTTGCTGGCGCAGCATCTGCGGTTCGAACGGATGGAGGATGCGCCGATCCCGCTGCACGTCATCGCCGTCGACGTGCTGACCGGCAAGGACGTCCGGCTGTCGACGGGGCCTGCCGTCGACGCGGTCACCGCCAGCGCGTCGCTGCCCGGCATCCTCCCGCCCGTGGTGATCGACGGCCGGGCGCTGATGGACGGCGGGGTCGTCAACAACACGCCCATCTCGCACGCGATCGAATTGGGGGCGACGACCGTGTGGGTGCTTCCGACCGGCTACGCCTGCACCCTGTCGAAGGTTCCCGGAAGTGCGCTGGGTATGGGTTTGCTCGGCGTGACGCTCGCGATCAATCAGCGGCTCGCGCTCGACATCGAGCGGTACGAGAGCGTCGCGGACATCCGGGTGGTGCCCCCGCTGTGCCCGTTGGACACGAGTCCCGCCGATTTCGGTGACGCCGACGAACTGATCACGCGGGCGAGGGAGCAGACCGCGACGTGGCTCGACGAGGCACGCGTCGCCGGGGTCGGGCAGGCCGATCTGCTGCTGCCGCACGGGCACGGATAG
- a CDS encoding lipase family protein gives MNLFRAVVLMTLSTCAAAYVCAHPPPAAAQPLGPESILPSPILDDDFFVWPPNVAEFAAGEIIRSREVTLRAVPNPLVPHRAHQIMVRSNDSKDRPVPVTATVLVPTAEWTAPGPRPVVDYNMPIDSLGARCTPSYKMVHDWQTLDLDIPPVLSLFLAKNYAVLVPDHEGPRMAYSAGRMAGHAVLDSIRGMRQLPGLGLSDSPVLATGYSGGAIATGWAAQLQPTYAPDVELAGAAAGGTPADFGLLRRTMNGQLGSGVYLSAVLGLAREYPEMLMLANPLGVALATSPLKDQCILTLAPAGVASLPAELFAAVPDPFGTPTARTVVAENRMGALTPTAPVLLYHGSSRVFLGDEWIPEDGVITLQQEWCRGGADVTYAPQFGEHLTAAVFALPEMVRWIDDRLSGVPAPTGCR, from the coding sequence ATGAACCTGTTTCGTGCGGTGGTCCTGATGACACTGTCCACCTGTGCGGCGGCGTATGTGTGCGCCCACCCTCCGCCGGCGGCCGCCCAGCCGCTCGGGCCCGAATCCATTCTCCCGTCCCCCATCCTGGACGACGACTTCTTCGTGTGGCCGCCGAACGTCGCGGAGTTCGCGGCCGGCGAGATCATCCGCTCGCGGGAAGTGACACTCCGGGCGGTGCCGAACCCGCTGGTGCCGCACCGGGCCCACCAGATCATGGTGCGTTCCAACGATTCCAAGGACCGTCCCGTGCCGGTGACCGCGACGGTGCTGGTGCCGACGGCGGAGTGGACCGCGCCGGGTCCGAGACCGGTGGTCGACTACAACATGCCCATCGACTCGCTGGGCGCCCGGTGCACCCCGTCCTACAAGATGGTGCACGACTGGCAGACCCTCGACCTGGACATCCCCCCGGTGCTGTCGCTGTTCCTCGCGAAGAACTACGCGGTTCTCGTGCCCGATCACGAGGGACCGCGGATGGCGTACAGCGCGGGACGGATGGCGGGTCATGCCGTACTCGACAGCATCCGCGGCATGAGGCAGCTTCCCGGTCTCGGGCTCTCGGACAGCCCGGTTCTCGCGACGGGATACAGCGGCGGTGCGATCGCCACCGGCTGGGCGGCGCAACTGCAGCCGACGTACGCACCGGACGTCGAACTCGCCGGCGCCGCCGCGGGCGGGACCCCCGCCGATTTCGGGTTGCTCCGCAGGACGATGAACGGCCAGCTCGGTTCCGGCGTGTATCTGTCCGCCGTCCTCGGGCTCGCCCGCGAATACCCGGAGATGCTGATGCTGGCGAATCCGCTCGGTGTGGCGCTGGCGACGTCGCCGCTGAAGGACCAGTGCATCCTGACTCTCGCGCCGGCCGGGGTCGCCTCGCTGCCCGCCGAACTGTTCGCGGCTGTCCCCGATCCGTTCGGCACTCCCACCGCCCGGACGGTGGTCGCCGAGAACAGGATGGGCGCGCTCACCCCGACCGCGCCGGTGCTGCTGTATCACGGGTCTTCGCGAGTGTTCCTCGGCGACGAGTGGATTCCGGAGGACGGGGTGATCACCCTGCAGCAGGAGTGGTGCCGCGGCGGTGCCGACGTCACCTACGCCCCGCAGTTCGGCGAGCACCTCACCGCCGCCGTGTTCGCGCTGCCCGAGATGGTGCGCTGGATCGACGACCGGCTGTCCGGAGTACCTGCGCCCACGGGGTGCCGCTGA
- a CDS encoding GNAT family N-acetyltransferase encodes MAVTVERAELEQAEDIVQMHWDAEDWLLAREIDPPARGEVSLADVREQIEFGEWRVALFAGIVVGALRVLRSDPDVWLEDDIPAAYVARVMTDRRHASAGLGAQLLRWVDEHARSEDASVVRLECVETNSRLRDYYEEQGFFLVGRRDFDVEWPSVVLMEKALR; translated from the coding sequence ATGGCGGTCACCGTGGAGCGGGCAGAACTCGAGCAGGCTGAAGACATCGTTCAGATGCACTGGGACGCTGAGGATTGGCTCCTGGCCAGGGAAATCGATCCGCCCGCCCGGGGTGAAGTGTCGCTCGCCGACGTGCGCGAGCAGATCGAATTCGGGGAATGGCGGGTCGCGCTGTTCGCGGGGATCGTGGTGGGGGCGCTCCGGGTACTGCGATCCGATCCGGACGTGTGGCTCGAGGACGACATCCCGGCCGCATACGTGGCCCGGGTCATGACCGACCGCAGGCACGCCAGCGCCGGACTGGGCGCCCAGTTGCTGCGGTGGGTCGACGAGCACGCCCGCTCCGAGGACGCGTCCGTCGTGCGGCTCGAATGCGTCGAAACCAACTCCCGGCTCCGCGACTACTACGAGGAGCAGGGATTCTTCCTGGTGGGTCGCCGGGACTTCGACGTGGAGTGGCCGAGCGTCGTGCTCATGGAGAAGGCGCTGCGCTGA
- a CDS encoding amino acid ABC transporter ATP-binding protein has protein sequence MTDTPPLLQVSGVEKSFGDHHVLRDISFDVGAGTVTVIIGPSGSGKTTVLRTLNALDMADRGVISIGDESVDFGAEVGRSALARFRAQSGMVFQAHNLFPHKTAIQNVTEGPIVVQKRPKAEARAGAMRLLTQVGLAEKADQYPYELSGGQQQRVGIARALALKPKLMLFDEPTSALDPELVGEVLRVIRDLATEGWTMVIVTHEIRFAQQVADQVLFIDNGVVLERGTPKDVLVNPTVPRLRQFLHRILDPL, from the coding sequence ATGACCGACACCCCTCCCCTCCTTCAGGTATCCGGCGTCGAGAAGTCGTTCGGCGACCATCACGTTCTGCGCGACATCAGCTTCGACGTCGGGGCGGGCACGGTGACCGTCATCATCGGACCGTCGGGCTCCGGCAAGACGACGGTGTTGCGCACCCTCAACGCCCTGGATATGGCGGACCGCGGGGTGATCTCGATCGGGGACGAGTCGGTGGATTTCGGCGCCGAGGTGGGCCGGTCGGCGCTGGCCAGGTTCCGCGCGCAGAGCGGGATGGTGTTCCAGGCCCACAACCTGTTTCCGCACAAGACGGCGATCCAGAACGTGACCGAGGGCCCGATCGTGGTGCAGAAACGGCCCAAGGCCGAGGCGCGTGCGGGCGCGATGCGGTTGCTGACGCAGGTCGGTCTGGCGGAGAAGGCGGACCAGTACCCGTACGAGCTGTCGGGCGGTCAGCAGCAGCGGGTCGGTATCGCCCGGGCGCTCGCCCTGAAGCCGAAACTGATGTTGTTCGACGAGCCCACGTCCGCGCTGGACCCCGAACTGGTCGGCGAGGTGTTGCGGGTGATCCGGGATCTCGCGACCGAGGGCTGGACGATGGTGATCGTGACCCACGAGATACGGTTCGCGCAGCAGGTGGCCGACCAGGTGCTGTTCATCGACAACGGTGTCGTGCTCGAACGCGGCACCCCGAAAGACGTACTCGTCAATCCGACCGTGCCGCGGCTACGACAGTTCCTGCACCGGATTCTCGACCCGCTGTGA
- a CDS encoding amino acid ABC transporter permease, which produces MDDATVQLILDNLWPMLKATITMTIPLTIISFTIGLVIALLVALARISSIRPLSMLARFYVSIIRGTPLLVQLFIVFYALPQFGVTLEPFPAAVIAFSLNVGGYAAEVIRAAILSIPKGQWEAAQTIGMGYTTTLQRIVLPQATRVAVPPLSNTLISLVKDTSLASTILVTELLRVAQLAAAPTFDFFALYGIAALYYWVICIFLSAVQVRLEARLDRYVAR; this is translated from the coding sequence GTGGACGACGCAACGGTCCAGCTGATCCTGGACAACCTGTGGCCGATGCTGAAGGCCACGATCACCATGACGATTCCGCTGACCATCATCAGCTTCACCATCGGTCTGGTGATCGCGTTGCTGGTGGCGCTCGCCCGGATCTCGTCGATCAGACCGCTGTCGATGCTGGCCCGCTTCTACGTCTCCATCATCCGCGGCACCCCACTGCTGGTGCAGTTGTTCATCGTGTTCTACGCGCTGCCGCAGTTCGGCGTGACGCTCGAACCGTTCCCGGCGGCGGTGATCGCGTTCAGCCTCAACGTCGGCGGCTACGCGGCCGAGGTGATCCGGGCTGCGATCCTGTCGATCCCCAAGGGCCAGTGGGAAGCCGCGCAGACCATCGGCATGGGCTACACCACCACCCTGCAGCGGATCGTGCTGCCGCAGGCCACCCGGGTGGCAGTCCCGCCGCTGTCCAACACGCTGATCTCACTCGTGAAGGACACGTCGCTGGCGTCGACGATCCTGGTGACCGAACTGCTCCGTGTCGCCCAGCTCGCGGCCGCACCGACGTTCGACTTCTTCGCCCTCTACGGCATCGCCGCGCTGTACTACTGGGTGATCTGCATCTTCCTGTCGGCCGTCCAGGTCCGGCTCGAAGCCCGACTCGACAGGTATGTGGCCCGATGA
- a CDS encoding amino acid ABC transporter substrate-binding protein, with protein MRRTLPAALIAVLTALSLAGCGSSDSGPVIDQVRESGVLKVGTEGTYTPFSYQGPDGQLTGYDVDVIRAVGDKLGVSVEFTQTPWDSIFAGLEAKRYDLVANQVTVNDERTQKYDLSTPYTYSEGVIVTRADDNAITSLADLNGKTTAQSATSNWAQVARDAGANVESVEGFVQAITLLKDGRVDATVNDNLAVAEYQKQTGDTGVKVAAETGDTSEQAFAARKDSGLIPDIDKALDELRADGTLAQISQKYFGTDVSAPTN; from the coding sequence GTGCGACGCACACTTCCGGCCGCCCTGATCGCCGTCCTGACCGCACTGTCGCTGGCCGGGTGCGGAAGCTCCGATTCGGGTCCGGTGATCGACCAGGTACGCGAATCGGGCGTCCTGAAAGTCGGCACCGAGGGCACGTACACACCGTTCAGCTACCAGGGTCCCGACGGTCAGCTCACCGGGTACGACGTCGACGTCATCCGCGCGGTCGGCGACAAACTCGGCGTGTCCGTCGAGTTCACCCAGACCCCGTGGGACTCCATCTTCGCCGGGCTCGAGGCGAAACGCTACGACCTCGTCGCCAACCAGGTGACCGTCAACGACGAGCGCACCCAGAAGTACGACCTGTCGACGCCGTACACCTACTCCGAGGGTGTGATCGTCACCCGCGCCGACGACAACGCGATCACCTCGCTCGCCGACCTGAACGGCAAGACGACGGCGCAGTCCGCGACGAGCAACTGGGCGCAGGTGGCCAGGGACGCGGGCGCGAACGTCGAATCCGTCGAAGGCTTCGTCCAGGCCATCACGCTGCTCAAGGACGGCCGGGTCGACGCCACCGTCAACGACAATCTGGCCGTCGCCGAATACCAGAAGCAGACCGGCGACACCGGGGTGAAGGTGGCCGCCGAGACCGGCGACACGAGTGAGCAGGCATTCGCGGCCCGCAAGGACAGCGGCCTGATACCCGACATCGACAAGGCCCTGGACGAACTGCGCGCCGACGGAACGCTTGCACAGATCTCGCAGAAGTACTTCGGCACCGACGTGTCGGCACCGACCAACTGA
- a CDS encoding SulP family inorganic anion transporter, with the protein MSSLALRRPVWLHPTVFRIESLSALVVAMALIPEALSFSIIVGVDPRVGLFTAAIMAMTIAFTGGRPAMISAATGSVSLVLAPLMASHGLQYLIAAVFLGGAMQIVLAVLGVARLMRFLPRSVMVGFCNALGILIFVHQFPYLTNVPWAVYALLAAGLVLLVWIPRLTTAVPAPLLVIVGLTAFTVLAGVAVPTVGDQGELPDGLPTLIGLPDVPLTVDTLRIIAPFALAMAVVGLLESLMSAKLVDSVTDTHSDKTRESWGQDVANIVTGLFGGMGGCALIGQTIINVKTGRARTRLSTFLSGAFLLILVVGLGDVVGTIPMAALVAVMVLVAATTFDWHSVRTLRRMPLSETLVMLSTVAGTLATDNLAIGVGVGVLVAMVLFARRVAHMVDVRGELDGDVKTYRVSGQLFFASSNDLVFSFDYADDPGRVVIDLSGATIWDASTVAALDGITTKYASRGTDVTVEGLNPVSEERYRRLTGRLGD; encoded by the coding sequence GTGTCCTCTCTCGCTCTCCGACGGCCGGTGTGGCTGCATCCGACAGTGTTTCGTATCGAGTCGTTGTCCGCGCTCGTCGTGGCGATGGCCCTCATCCCGGAGGCGTTGTCGTTCTCCATCATCGTGGGTGTCGATCCGCGGGTGGGCTTGTTCACCGCCGCGATCATGGCGATGACCATCGCGTTCACCGGCGGCCGTCCGGCGATGATCTCCGCGGCCACCGGTTCGGTGTCGCTGGTGCTGGCCCCGCTCATGGCGTCGCACGGGTTGCAGTACCTCATTGCGGCGGTGTTCCTCGGCGGTGCGATGCAGATCGTCCTCGCCGTCCTCGGGGTGGCGCGGCTCATGCGGTTCCTGCCGCGCAGTGTGATGGTCGGCTTCTGCAACGCACTGGGAATCCTCATCTTCGTGCACCAGTTCCCGTATCTGACGAACGTGCCGTGGGCGGTGTACGCGCTCCTCGCCGCCGGTCTCGTGCTGCTCGTGTGGATTCCCCGGCTGACCACGGCGGTGCCCGCGCCGCTGCTCGTGATCGTCGGGCTCACCGCGTTCACCGTCCTCGCCGGTGTCGCCGTGCCCACCGTCGGGGATCAGGGCGAACTGCCCGACGGCCTGCCGACTCTCATCGGGCTGCCCGACGTACCGCTCACGGTCGACACCCTGCGCATCATCGCGCCGTTCGCGCTGGCGATGGCCGTCGTCGGGCTCCTCGAATCGTTGATGAGCGCCAAACTCGTGGACTCGGTCACCGACACGCATTCGGACAAGACGCGTGAGTCGTGGGGGCAGGACGTCGCGAACATCGTGACCGGGCTCTTCGGCGGCATGGGCGGGTGCGCCCTGATCGGGCAGACCATCATCAACGTCAAGACCGGCAGGGCGCGAACGCGGTTGTCGACGTTCCTGTCGGGTGCGTTTCTGCTGATTCTCGTGGTCGGTCTCGGCGACGTGGTGGGAACCATTCCGATGGCGGCGCTCGTCGCCGTGATGGTGCTGGTGGCCGCCACGACCTTCGACTGGCACAGCGTCCGCACGCTCCGGCGGATGCCGCTGAGCGAGACTCTGGTGATGCTCAGCACCGTCGCGGGCACCCTGGCCACGGACAATCTCGCGATCGGTGTGGGTGTCGGTGTGCTCGTCGCGATGGTGCTGTTCGCGCGCCGGGTGGCCCACATGGTGGACGTGCGCGGCGAACTCGACGGCGACGTGAAGACGTACCGGGTGAGCGGTCAGCTCTTCTTCGCCTCGTCCAACGACCTCGTGTTCTCGTTCGACTACGCGGACGACCCCGGCCGCGTGGTCATCGATCTGTCGGGCGCCACCATCTGGGACGCCTCCACCGTGGCCGCTCTCGACGGCATCACGACGAAGTACGCGAGCCGCGGCACCGACGTCACCGTGGAGGGCCTGAATCCGGTCAGCGAGGAGCGGTACCGCAGGCTGACCGGCCGGCTGGGCGACTAA
- a CDS encoding deoxyribonuclease IV translates to MRIGAHVRQDEDPIGYGERLGADVIQMFLTDPQKWEKPPAHPRTDEIRDSPIDVVVHSSYVINVASLNNRLRMPSRNAVAQQAQAAADIGAFGLVVHGGHVRDGEDVNAGIINWRKLFERQADKGGFPVPILIENTAGGDFAMARHFDAIDRLWQEVGDFGAGFCLDTCHAWAGGEDLVGVVERIKAITGRIDLVHLNNSRDEFDSARDRHANLADGTIDPELLAEVVRTAGAPVVLETPEEGLADDLAYLRETVG, encoded by the coding sequence ATGCGCATAGGAGCACACGTCCGCCAGGACGAAGATCCGATCGGATACGGCGAACGGCTCGGCGCCGACGTCATTCAGATGTTCCTCACGGACCCGCAGAAATGGGAGAAGCCCCCGGCACATCCGCGGACCGACGAGATCCGCGACAGTCCCATCGACGTCGTCGTGCACTCGTCGTACGTGATCAACGTGGCCAGCCTCAACAACCGGCTCCGGATGCCGTCCCGCAACGCCGTCGCGCAGCAGGCCCAGGCCGCCGCCGACATCGGCGCGTTCGGGCTGGTGGTCCACGGCGGGCACGTCCGCGACGGCGAGGACGTGAACGCGGGGATCATCAACTGGCGCAAACTGTTCGAACGCCAGGCCGACAAGGGCGGATTCCCCGTCCCCATCCTCATCGAGAACACGGCCGGCGGCGACTTCGCGATGGCGCGGCACTTCGATGCCATCGACCGGCTGTGGCAGGAGGTCGGCGATTTCGGCGCCGGCTTCTGCCTCGACACCTGTCACGCCTGGGCGGGCGGCGAGGATCTGGTGGGGGTCGTCGAACGCATCAAGGCCATCACGGGACGAATCGACCTGGTGCACCTCAACAACTCCCGCGACGAGTTCGACTCGGCCCGCGACCGGCACGCCAACCTCGCCGACGGAACCATCGACCCCGAACTGCTCGCCGAGGTCGTGCGGACCGCCGGCGCACCCGTCGTCCTCGAGACGCCGGAGGAGGGGCTGGCCGACGACCTCGCGTACCTGCGGGAGACCGTCGGTTAG
- a CDS encoding helix-turn-helix transcriptional regulator has product MATPRRRERTDTGGISDGFVARRHQLGLTQAELADLAGVSRSSVQSIESGRGTVQLDLVDAVADAMGCRLALLTRSGVEVEA; this is encoded by the coding sequence ATGGCTACCCCACGTCGCCGCGAGCGAACCGACACCGGCGGGATCTCCGACGGATTCGTGGCACGGCGACACCAACTCGGGCTGACTCAGGCGGAGCTCGCCGACCTGGCCGGAGTGTCGAGGTCGAGTGTGCAGTCGATCGAATCGGGCCGGGGCACCGTCCAACTGGATCTCGTCGACGCCGTCGCGGACGCCATGGGATGCCGTCTGGCGCTGCTCACCCGTTCGGGAGTCGAGGTGGAGGCCTGA